The following DNA comes from Alienimonas californiensis.
CCAGGAGCAAACGTCGGAGACCGTCGCGGATCGCTTTGGAGCCGACCGCCTTCGCCCCCAGCTCCGCCTGGACGTCCATGCTGTCGATCACCGCCTTCATCAGCTCGTCGTCGAGATCCGGCGACTCGGCGAACTGCTCCTTGGAGTTGCTGCCGGCCTGTTTGCGGAGGGTGTCGGACTCCAGCGCCTTGTCCCGCAGCGTGCGGGCGTAGGCCAGCTGGTCGCCGTCGGTCGCGTCCTCGCCGAACAGAGAGTTCAGCTGCTCGATCAGCGCCGCCAGCGCCACCTTCTCCTTGTCCCGCACGGCGCCGCTGCCGGCCTCGGTCATCGGGTCCAGGGCCGGGGACTCGCCCTCGCCGAGGTCGAGGTTCCGCTTGCCCATGTTCCGCAGGGCGTGGTGGGTCATCAGCACCTCGGAGAGGTCCACGCCCTCCCGCTCCCGGCCGAACTTCAGCTGCCGCTCCAGGGCCCGGAAGAAGACCGACCGGGCCTCGATCGCCGGGTTGCCGAAGTTCACGATCTGCGACAGGAACCCGTAGGCCCGCACGTAGGTCGCCATATCGCCCTTGAACTGCCACAGGGCGGCCATCGCGTCGTTCGCCTCCTTCTCCGCGGCGGCGTCGCCGGCCTCGGCCGCGGCCCGGGCGTCGTCGCGGGCGGCGTTGAACCGCTTGCAGAGGCGGTCGGCGACGGGGTTCAGCGCCGCCTCCAGCTGACTCTGTTTGCTCTTCGGGTCGGTCATGACCCGGACCACGCGGTCGACCTCGGGCTCGTCGTAGTAGTTCAGCCCGTCGAGCTTCGCCTTCAGGTCCAGGATCAGCTCGCGGTCGGTGACGTCCGAGAGCGTCGCGGTGGCGTGGTACTTCTTGAACTCCTTCAGGATCTCCTCGGGCTCGTTGGCGAAGTCGAGGACGTACGTCTCCTCCTTGCCGGGGTGGCAGCGGTTCAGCCGGGAGAGCGTCTGCACGGCCTGCACGCCGGCGAGGCGGCGGTCGACGTACATGCCGCACAGCAGCGGCTGGTCGAAGCCGGTCTGGAACTTGTTGGCGACGATCAGCAGCCGGTACGGGCCGTCGTCGAACGCCCTGGCGATGCCGCGGCCGTTCAGGCCCGGGTTGAGGACCTCCTGCGTCTCCTTGAACGGCTCCGGCCCGCTGTCCGGGTCGTGCACCTCGCCGGAGAAGGCGACCAGCGTCTTCAGGTCATAGCCCTGCTCCGCGATGTACTTCCGCATCGCCAGCTGCCAGCGGACCGCCTCCAGCCGGCTGCCCACCACGACCATCGCCCGGGCCCGCCCGTCCAGCAGCGGCTGGACGTTCTCCCGGTAGTGCTCCACGACCAACTTCACCTTCTGGGCGACGTTGTGCTCGTGCAGCCGCACCCACTTCATCAGGCCCTTCTTCGCCGCGGCCTTGTCGACCTCCGCCTCCCCGACCTCCACGCCCTCGTGGGCCAGGCGGAAGGCGAGCTTGTAGGGCGTGTAGTTCCGCAGCACGTCGAGGATGAACCCCTCCTCGATCGCCTGCCGCATGCTGTAGACGTGGAACGGCTCCGGCGTGTTGCCGGGGCCGGCGGGGGCGTCGGGGTCCGGGACGCGGCCGAACAGCTCCA
Coding sequences within:
- a CDS encoding type I restriction endonuclease subunit R: MPGLHTERPFEEEVCEALAGRGWLYGPDASPPDDGYDRERALFPADAIRWVRDSNPDAWAALRKSHGAAAEGRVLDRLRKSLDAAGTLTVLREGIELVGLRGSLKMAQFKPASGLNPAIEQRYEQNRLRVVRQVRYSVKNGNSLDLVLFLNGIPVATAELKTENTQSIDDAVDQYKLDRNPRPKGGAPEPLLTFRTGPPVHFAVSGDRAKMTTKLAGPATRFLPFDRGDGGAAGNPLNPRGHRTAYLWEEVWERASWLEILGRYLVEEKDAKGAVKAVVFPRYHQLDATRRLRDAVLAEGPGRKYLIQHSAGSGKTKSIAWTAHFLADLHDAADRKVFDTVIVVSDRKVIDTQLQAQIEAFERNRGVVAVVTGKGGSKSGELADALGGGKKIVVCTIQTFPFALQKVRELAAAGGKTFAVLADEAHSSQSGEAAGKLKEMLSAAEWEKLKAEHADGEPLDTEEILAAQMAARADEAGITYVAFTATPKPKTLELFGRVPDPDAPAGPGNTPEPFHVYSMRQAIEEGFILDVLRNYTPYKLAFRLAHEGVEVGEAEVDKAAAKKGLMKWVRLHEHNVAQKVKLVVEHYRENVQPLLDGRARAMVVVGSRLEAVRWQLAMRKYIAEQGYDLKTLVAFSGEVHDPDSGPEPFKETQEVLNPGLNGRGIARAFDDGPYRLLIVANKFQTGFDQPLLCGMYVDRRLAGVQAVQTLSRLNRCHPGKEETYVLDFANEPEEILKEFKKYHATATLSDVTDRELILDLKAKLDGLNYYDEPEVDRVVRVMTDPKSKQSQLEAALNPVADRLCKRFNAARDDARAAAEAGDAAAEKEANDAMAALWQFKGDMATYVRAYGFLSQIVNFGNPAIEARSVFFRALERQLKFGREREGVDLSEVLMTHHALRNMGKRNLDLGEGESPALDPMTEAGSGAVRDKEKVALAALIEQLNSLFGEDATDGDQLAYARTLRDKALESDTLRKQAGSNSKEQFAESPDLDDELMKAVIDSMDVQAELGAKAVGSKAIRDGLRRLLLDRLDLYERLRTAA